Proteins found in one Halobaculum sp. MBLA0147 genomic segment:
- a CDS encoding bZIP transcription factor: MGNRVEDLERQVAELRATVDGLTEELVETKERLNQLETEEETTVETSPEPSGSSGSRHAEPEGTHAEFVPNHSPDEHAEESDERRSPGVGSDAATESSEPAAQTTDGSKADETGSGDESGDDGDGDDIIVA, from the coding sequence ATGGGAAACAGAGTGGAGGACCTCGAACGCCAGGTGGCGGAACTCCGGGCGACCGTCGACGGGCTGACCGAGGAACTCGTGGAGACGAAAGAGCGGCTGAACCAGTTGGAGACCGAGGAGGAGACGACTGTCGAGACGAGTCCGGAGCCGAGCGGGTCCTCCGGGAGCCGACACGCCGAGCCGGAGGGGACACACGCGGAGTTCGTCCCCAACCACTCGCCGGACGAACACGCCGAAGAGAGCGACGAGCGGCGCTCGCCGGGCGTCGGCAGCGACGCGGCGACGGAGTCGAGCGAGCCCGCCGCACAGACGACCGACGGGAGTAAGGCCGACGAGACCGGGAGTGGGGACGAGAGTGGCGACGACGGCGACGGCGACGACATCATCGTCGCCTGA
- a CDS encoding ArsR/SmtB family transcription factor, with amino-acid sequence MDREGQVVDGSTRRVERELLGDGTDLDTVAEWLDALGDERRFRIVYRLCRHRPMTTGQLAEALEASQNSLYYHVSALVDAGLIEAVGEGRSRRYRPTAAGLSVAENVFDAVERATARDDSGSDAGGRDDSGPDMGGRDDSGTTHDGQRDGPQ; translated from the coding sequence ATGGACCGCGAGGGGCAGGTGGTCGACGGGTCGACACGGCGTGTCGAGCGGGAGCTACTCGGGGACGGAACCGATCTCGACACCGTCGCCGAGTGGTTGGACGCACTCGGGGACGAACGCCGGTTCCGGATCGTCTACCGACTGTGTCGTCACCGCCCGATGACGACGGGACAGTTGGCGGAGGCGTTGGAGGCGAGTCAGAACAGTCTCTACTACCACGTCTCGGCGCTGGTCGACGCCGGGTTGATCGAAGCCGTCGGCGAGGGGCGCTCCAGACGCTACAGACCGACGGCGGCCGGGCTCTCGGTGGCGGAGAACGTGTTCGACGCCGTGGAGCGGGCGACGGCTCGCGACGACTCTGGGTCCGATGCGGGTGGTCGCGACGACTCTGGGCCCGATATGGGTGGTCGCGACGACTCTGGCACGACTCACGACGGGCAGCGCGACGGGCCGCAGTAG
- a CDS encoding DUF6293 family protein — protein MQTHVVPVGFDYDRLIAPLVRDQLRVDRVILLEGAVGSEANVQYSRGLAEKLETDFQNLLGATTERVPVADVYDYDAAFEQAYDLINAELDDGAEVWVNVSAMPRPVSFAFATAAHSITLERQADRDRIHTYYTAPEKYLETELAEELRDTRDLLAEVRTLLDDEPSGAAGEATGDTTVGDATPSETAVAESADPDAAAVRERIDDHLAGVAELLSEFDERGTTIGAKEIDGSHVVELPVASFSNVKPFEEVILFELGEHGEFDSVSELAQALADELGEEYTDSFRSKVIYNVDRLGPGGKGYVEQESHGKSYRTRLSRIGELWVRAHRNGNSGDRSSGTDAVDEGDADR, from the coding sequence GTGCAGACACACGTCGTTCCGGTCGGGTTCGACTACGACCGCCTGATCGCGCCGTTGGTCCGCGACCAGTTGCGTGTCGACCGCGTGATCCTGCTGGAGGGGGCCGTCGGGAGCGAGGCCAACGTCCAGTACTCGCGAGGTCTCGCCGAGAAGTTGGAGACGGACTTCCAGAACCTCCTGGGTGCGACGACGGAACGGGTCCCGGTCGCCGACGTGTACGACTACGACGCCGCCTTCGAGCAGGCGTACGACCTGATCAACGCCGAGTTGGACGACGGCGCGGAGGTGTGGGTGAACGTCTCCGCGATGCCGCGCCCGGTGTCGTTCGCCTTCGCGACGGCGGCTCACTCGATCACCCTGGAACGGCAGGCCGACCGCGACCGCATCCACACCTACTACACCGCCCCAGAGAAGTACCTGGAGACGGAACTGGCGGAGGAGCTCCGGGACACACGTGACCTCCTCGCGGAGGTCCGCACGCTGCTCGACGACGAGCCGAGCGGGGCCGCCGGAGAGGCGACGGGAGACACGACAGTCGGTGACGCGACGCCGTCGGAGACCGCGGTCGCGGAGTCGGCGGATCCCGACGCCGCGGCCGTCCGCGAGCGGATCGACGACCACCTGGCGGGTGTCGCCGAGTTGCTCTCGGAGTTCGACGAGCGGGGGACGACCATCGGCGCGAAGGAGATCGACGGGAGTCACGTCGTCGAGTTGCCGGTCGCCTCCTTCTCGAACGTGAAGCCGTTCGAGGAGGTGATCCTCTTCGAGTTGGGCGAGCACGGCGAGTTCGACTCCGTCTCGGAGTTGGCACAAGCGCTGGCGGACGAACTCGGCGAGGAGTACACCGACTCCTTCCGCTCGAAGGTGATCTACAACGTCGACCGCCTCGGCCCGGGCGGGAAGGGGTACGTCGAACAGGAGTCACACGGGAAGTCCTACCGGACGCGTCTCTCCCGGATCGGCGAGTTGTGGGTGCGTGCCCACCGGAACGGGAACTCTGGAGACCGGTCGTCGGGAACCGACGCCGTCGACGAGGGCGACGCCGATCGGTAG
- a CDS encoding DUF4157 domain-containing protein has translation METDIVGKLSIAQARERYDTEFEDDGEVRQMMRIEERWGPQVHDWIDEGVPTDAMENHLTLDRFRERRDTPIPWNVEKRNKKSLQRSREATEEIEPAGRTSVPDAVREVISSPGRPLDASIQRAVEERMDDSLGDVRIHTGPRAAAAADAIDARAFTVGNHVVFGAGEYDPESAEGQHVLAHELAHVRQQTGGALSMLPQDDVQLEIDPDPELEREAEETAQRVMSGGDLGIQRLSDTDVHVQRIEEDQVFDAMALFEAEVENETGSEFRRSQNQNRLGYLSDVADDVLTKQNKQSAHSTKRELEESSYSGAEVISEGLQREIDQLSDSISEDLSDVGLTEDQRAVLSGDLVTDQWDDVAWTTVKALLSATSLGTYITVSQVLSKATGHDPDSIGKQAVGRVRRGEIHGWEDIRAIWERTNGSLQQRAERIEQEVRNDDYESPEREGVSEPRRK, from the coding sequence ATGGAGACAGACATCGTCGGGAAGCTGAGCATCGCACAGGCACGCGAGCGGTACGACACCGAGTTCGAAGACGACGGTGAGGTCCGCCAGATGATGCGGATCGAAGAACGGTGGGGCCCACAGGTCCACGACTGGATCGACGAAGGTGTACCCACCGACGCGATGGAGAACCACCTCACTCTCGATCGCTTCCGCGAACGTCGCGATACACCCATTCCGTGGAACGTCGAGAAACGCAACAAGAAATCGCTCCAGCGAAGTCGCGAAGCGACCGAAGAGATCGAACCCGCCGGCCGTACGAGCGTTCCCGACGCCGTCCGCGAGGTGATCTCTTCGCCTGGTCGGCCGCTCGACGCTTCGATTCAGCGCGCGGTCGAAGAGCGGATGGACGACTCACTTGGTGACGTACGGATTCACACCGGGCCGAGAGCCGCAGCGGCAGCCGACGCCATCGACGCGCGAGCGTTCACAGTGGGGAACCACGTCGTGTTCGGTGCTGGCGAGTACGACCCGGAATCAGCGGAAGGTCAGCACGTGCTCGCCCACGAGTTGGCACACGTTCGCCAGCAAACCGGTGGCGCACTGTCGATGTTGCCGCAGGACGACGTGCAGTTGGAGATCGATCCCGACCCCGAACTGGAACGCGAAGCCGAGGAGACCGCACAACGCGTGATGTCCGGTGGTGACCTCGGGATTCAGCGCCTCTCCGACACCGACGTGCACGTCCAGCGGATCGAAGAGGATCAGGTGTTCGACGCGATGGCGTTGTTCGAAGCCGAGGTCGAGAACGAGACGGGGTCGGAGTTCAGGCGGTCACAGAACCAGAATCGGCTCGGATATCTCTCCGACGTGGCAGACGATGTCCTGACAAAACAGAACAAACAGTCGGCACACAGTACCAAGCGAGAACTCGAGGAGAGTTCGTATTCGGGGGCCGAAGTGATCTCAGAAGGACTCCAACGTGAGATAGATCAGTTGTCGGACAGCATTTCGGAGGATCTCTCCGACGTTGGACTCACAGAAGACCAGCGAGCAGTTCTCTCGGGAGACCTCGTCACGGACCAGTGGGACGACGTGGCGTGGACGACGGTAAAGGCGCTTCTGTCGGCGACGAGTCTCGGTACTTACATTACTGTTTCTCAAGTATTGTCGAAAGCTACAGGTCACGATCCCGATTCGATTGGCAAACAGGCCGTCGGGCGAGTTCGTCGTGGGGAGATTCACGGGTGGGAAGACATCCGAGCAATTTGGGAGCGAACAAATGGCTCTCTCCAACAACGCGCCGAGAGAATCGAACAGGAAGTACGGAATGACGACTACGAATCACCCGAGAGAGAAGGAGTCAGCGAACCCCGGAGGAAATGA
- a CDS encoding DUF1743 domain-containing protein — protein sequence MTVVAVDDTDSRTEGMCTTYLAARLADRLADGDCVERRVLVRLFPGVEHKTRGNAALAVHTDAAPSRARRVVVSLAERFAVTTDADTSPGVVVAPHDPDAVPEPVASFARDAIREPVALDRALRVAAEAGYETVGWAPGVGGAGRGTSTDPASRRVTGRATHVGDASGSRDSAAADSRPADSAAANSATRDTVAGRGRVGALAAVGAWASHDDWTYERIDYRAFDRCGTQREVDERSVFAAAADAYPDAWDTVDRVAGEAVCVPNAPGPVLYGVRGDDATAVERVAARIESESVDRSALFVTNQGTDAHLHDARGAWAAGGPVPQTGGHSSLRDGLAYRIDGTVKTAPETRRGGHVFFALEPPERGGGGGVAESGEVAGETPTPAPDALDCVAFEPTGRFRDRVRALRPGDRLTVCGEVADDTVKLEKVAVRELDRTERVVPTCPECERTMESAGRDAGYRCRDCETSESGKVTRTVDRDLRPGWYEVPPCARRHVAKPLVRGGFDAATHPER from the coding sequence GTGACGGTCGTCGCCGTGGACGACACCGACTCCCGGACGGAGGGGATGTGCACCACCTACCTCGCCGCGCGACTCGCCGACAGGCTGGCGGACGGCGACTGTGTCGAGCGACGTGTGTTGGTTCGGCTGTTCCCCGGTGTCGAACACAAGACTCGCGGGAACGCGGCGCTGGCGGTTCACACGGACGCCGCCCCGTCGCGTGCTCGCCGCGTCGTCGTCTCGCTCGCCGAGCGGTTTGCGGTCACGACAGACGCCGACACGAGTCCCGGCGTCGTCGTGGCGCCCCACGACCCCGACGCCGTGCCGGAGCCGGTCGCGTCGTTCGCACGCGACGCGATTCGCGAACCGGTCGCACTCGACAGAGCACTCCGCGTCGCCGCCGAGGCGGGGTACGAGACCGTCGGCTGGGCACCGGGGGTGGGAGGGGCCGGACGAGGAACCTCGACAGACCCGGCGAGTCGACGCGTGACCGGGCGCGCGACGCACGTGGGAGACGCGTCCGGTTCGAGGGACTCGGCGGCGGCAGACTCGCGGCCGGCGGATTCGGCAGCGGCGAACTCGGCGACGCGGGACACCGTCGCGGGCCGTGGCCGCGTCGGCGCACTCGCCGCGGTGGGCGCGTGGGCGAGTCACGACGACTGGACGTACGAGCGGATCGACTACCGCGCGTTCGACCGGTGTGGCACCCAACGCGAGGTGGACGAGCGGAGCGTGTTCGCGGCGGCCGCCGACGCCTACCCGGACGCCTGGGACACGGTCGATCGAGTGGCGGGCGAGGCGGTCTGCGTTCCGAACGCACCCGGGCCGGTGTTGTACGGCGTCCGTGGCGACGACGCGACCGCGGTCGAGCGTGTCGCGGCGCGGATCGAGAGCGAGTCGGTCGATCGGAGCGCACTGTTCGTCACCAACCAGGGAACCGACGCACACCTCCACGACGCACGCGGTGCGTGGGCCGCCGGAGGGCCGGTTCCGCAGACAGGGGGCCACTCGTCGCTGCGCGACGGACTGGCCTACCGGATCGACGGGACGGTCAAGACCGCTCCCGAGACGCGGCGGGGTGGCCACGTCTTCTTCGCACTCGAGCCACCCGAACGCGGTGGCGGTGGAGGCGTGGCCGAGAGCGGCGAGGTTGCGGGCGAGACGCCGACCCCAGCACCCGACGCGTTGGACTGTGTCGCGTTCGAGCCGACCGGGCGGTTCCGCGACCGAGTGCGCGCGCTACGGCCCGGGGACCGACTCACGGTCTGTGGCGAAGTGGCCGACGACACGGTGAAACTGGAGAAGGTCGCCGTTCGGGAGTTGGACCGGACGGAACGCGTCGTGCCGACCTGTCCCGAGTGTGAGCGCACGATGGAGTCGGCCGGTCGAGACGCGGGCTACCGCTGTCGGGACTGTGAGACGAGCGAATCGGGGAAGGTGACGCGGACGGTGGATCGCGACCTCCGTCCCGGGTGGTACGAGGTGCCGCCGTGTGCCCGTCGGCACGTCGCGAAGCCGCTGGTGCGAGGCGGGTTCGACGCCGCGACGCACCCGGAGCGGTGA